The bacterium genome contains a region encoding:
- a CDS encoding VanW family protein encodes MAKKQKPKKNIYVVSLFIFLIFSILLLITILPFNKKIYPNTYVAGIYLGDLSKEDAKKELEKVSIPEKVKLNVEGLESEVLTSEIVDAVDLDKTVSRAYNYSNSGNVFLDIRIKIGLIFKPHNLPLTINYNQSKLEETLAIITLVKETEPVTPSAKIINGQVVVEKGKNGIVADLDKTEQEIKNNLSYLNNKEIVIDLIQTNDELDQAEVLEYTSLAKKFIGSKIDLKHEFDNIILSENDLLKFVNPKGQFMEDVIILKISDISRKINRNPQNSVFIVENGKVLEFTPSKEGITVNEDELLSEITTSLDKIIDSETKSLSFGVPVVKQPAKIKNEDVNNLGINTLLGRGLSYYRGSIANRVYNINLGQSKFKGILVGPNETFSFNNIIGDISALTGYKSAYVIKDGKTVLGDGGGICQVSTTLFRAVLNAGLPIVERRAHSYRVGYYEQGFSPGLDATIYYPTTDLKFKNNTEAHLLIQPIIDTKNSSLVFEIYGTSDGRVSSVSKPIITSSVTPAEDLYVDDPSLPMGTTKQIEYRAYGARVVFDYKVTRGDETLIDQKFVSNYRPWQAVYLRGTGL; translated from the coding sequence ATGGCCAAAAAACAGAAACCTAAAAAAAATATTTATGTAGTTTCATTATTCATTTTTCTAATATTTAGTATTCTTTTGTTAATAACAATTTTACCGTTTAATAAAAAAATATACCCAAATACTTATGTAGCTGGAATTTATTTAGGTGACCTAAGCAAGGAGGATGCTAAAAAAGAACTTGAAAAGGTTAGTATTCCAGAAAAAGTGAAGTTGAATGTAGAGGGTCTTGAAAGTGAAGTTCTAACCTCAGAAATAGTAGATGCAGTTGACTTAGACAAAACAGTTAGCAGGGCTTACAACTATTCAAATAGTGGAAATGTATTTTTAGACATAAGAATAAAAATTGGTTTGATTTTTAAACCACATAACTTACCACTTACAATAAACTATAATCAATCAAAACTTGAGGAAACACTAGCAATTATAACTTTGGTTAAAGAGACAGAACCAGTTACTCCTAGCGCCAAGATTATAAATGGTCAAGTAGTTGTTGAAAAAGGTAAAAATGGAATAGTTGCAGACTTAGATAAAACTGAACAAGAAATTAAAAATAATCTTTCGTATTTAAACAACAAAGAAATTGTAATAGATTTAATTCAAACAAACGACGAACTTGATCAAGCAGAAGTATTAGAATACACATCACTAGCTAAAAAGTTCATAGGTTCAAAGATAGATCTTAAACACGAATTTGACAACATTATCCTTTCAGAAAACGATTTACTAAAATTTGTTAATCCAAAAGGTCAATTTATGGAAGATGTCATTATTTTAAAAATTTCAGACATATCAAGAAAAATAAATAGAAATCCTCAAAACTCTGTTTTTATAGTTGAAAATGGAAAGGTGTTGGAGTTTACACCATCTAAAGAAGGTATAACTGTTAATGAGGATGAGCTATTAAGTGAGATAACAACATCATTAGATAAAATCATAGACTCTGAAACTAAATCTTTGTCATTTGGTGTTCCAGTTGTTAAGCAACCAGCAAAGATTAAAAATGAAGATGTAAACAACCTAGGTATTAATACACTACTAGGAAGAGGTTTGTCATACTACAGGGGTTCAATTGCAAACAGGGTTTACAATATTAATCTCGGCCAATCAAAATTTAAGGGAATTCTGGTTGGTCCTAATGAAACATTTTCGTTTAATAATATTATCGGAGACATATCAGCCCTTACTGGTTACAAATCAGCATATGTCATTAAAGATGGAAAAACAGTTCTTGGTGATGGTGGTGGTATATGTCAAGTCTCTACAACACTTTTTAGAGCTGTCTTAAATGCTGGACTACCAATAGTTGAAAGAAGAGCTCACTCATATAGGGTTGGTTATTATGAGCAAGGGTTTTCTCCAGGTCTAGATGCAACAATTTATTATCCAACAACCGATTTAAAATTCAAAAACAACACAGAAGCACATCTATTGATTCAACCTATTATTGATACCAAGAATTCAAGTTTAGTTTTTGAAATATATGGAACCAGCGACGGCAGAGTATCATCAGTTTCCAAACCGATAATCACGTCTTCAGTTACACCAGCAGAAGATTTGTATGTTGACGATCCTTCCCTACCAATGGGAACAACAAAACAAATTGAATACAGAGCCTATGGGGCAAGGGTTGTTTTTGATTACAAAGTAACAAGGGGTGATGAAACACTTATTGACCAAAAGTTTGTTTCTAACTATCGCCCATGGCAAGCTGTTTACTTACGTGGTACTGGGCTATAG